Within Pyxicephalus adspersus unplaced genomic scaffold, UCB_Pads_2.0 Sca3098, whole genome shotgun sequence, the genomic segment ATTGGCGTCTATAAACAGCCACCCTAGGGGTGCTATTATGACCTACCTTTTTCGGGATCTTTCCTGGTGTCCTGATCTGGATGGCAATAGAATGCTTCTCATTTCTGAGCAGATTGGATTTGGGCCCTGTCTTTATATAAGATATGGTGGCGTAAGCTGTGAAGCTGAAATCTtctctgcagaaataaaaaaggcacaCAAGGTAAAAGAACTTTCCTGACACTAACAACATTTAGACACACATATTGCTCCTAGAAGTGAGCTAGTATAAACTGTGGATATGTTGTGCttctctttaaagtggacctgtcagtagaTTATATCTGTAAAACTCTAGAAAACCATCTTTGTTAACAGTCATCAACTACCTAGAATGAGATGCCAGTTCATAGATGTCAGTTCCAAAAATTCTGCTGTCTTTGTAGTTTATGGTTGTGCTCATAAATGTCTGACACAAAACATCGCTCTGCTGCAGCATTTCAGGTTGCAAATTGCTACAAAGATACAATAGAtgtgatttattgaagttctccacgGGTGGGGAGGATAACACTagcatcagtaaagctgggtgatccagcaaacctggaatagatttcctaaaagtaatttgatatttgttagcaaatgttttcagtcctggaccagatccattacaggtctgctgaatcacccagcttcactgatgaaagtgtatcctctccagccttggagagctttaataaatcaggcccattgtttcagTCTGATCACTAGGTAacaagactgaagaaatgctttctcttgcctgcagcaaactgatgacatcacttCATTCTTGATGCCAAGTCAGTAACTGAAGTGGCTTTTAATGTGGATCATTTCTAAAATAGAATTTATTGGACCTGTCTGTAAAGTTACAGACAGGTTTACTACAAGAAGTACACATTACACAgaagataaaacatttaaaacgtTCAATCCCTAAAAGCTCAATATTACAAACTCTGGATTTGTGGTTCTCTTACAGAAATGACGTAAGATTAAACCAGCATATTTCACATATTGACTTTTCTCCTTCTCACCGTATATATTGCTGCATCAGGAGATGAGTAATAATCCTTTCCATTTCTTCACGTGGTAACCGTGGCGGGAGGACTTGAGAGACACGTAGTTTGGTTGCTCCCTTACCCAGCCAGGCATCTATGAGCTTCAGTGGGGTGAGCTTTTCATCTATCTGATGGGCTTGTTCCAGGATCTTCACGATATCTCTGCAGTAATCAGTGATGTCTGTTTTGTCATAGGCTGAACAGAGAACAGACACCAATTAGTGTTTATGTATGTGACGGTTTATGGATTTATTTAATTCTGTTATTTGTCCCACCAGCAAAATCCTGATGGCTCATggtctgtctgtattttttttaattagagaatCAGCATGTCCCAGATTCAAGCCTGGTCCCTGCAGTATAAGGAGCCAAACAACCTAGCTGCTAGCAGGTATCTTCCATATAATTTTGGTGTGTGGTTGATAATCAGCTGTGCAGTCTGCACCACTGTTCAAATAGGAAGAATTCCTTACTTATGTCACAGTTGCAGTTATCACACATCTTATTGCACTGCGCAGAGTCCCAAACTTCATCAAAGTGCTGCGCGATCAGAACACGTCTGCACCTACATTGGGAGATTAcagacaaaaatttaaataatttcccATTATTCAACAATATTTGCTAATAATCAGCCAATACCCTGATTTGAGGGATTCCAGGACTACACACATAGCACCGTGTTTGACAAATGGGGGTTCAGTGACCATATACATGGATCAGCCAAAATCTTAAAACtgcctgcctaatattgtgtggGTCCCTCTTTATATTGAGATGGGAGTGTTGTGGGGCTACAAGTGTCAGAAAGGAGtaagaaatatttaaagaaacatccacctatatacatttctttatcttaaacaggccataggaaaagatatgcaatgaaagacataaattttaagcgggacttttaaagccaataccatcaatattacttacaaaaataacaacattttaataatattaaacattaaaaacaaacatcattacaaatacataaaacacaataaaaccgTGGGtatatataatgacctctccttacaggatacccccaaagggtttaaattcacAATTACTTCTCGACGTGTTTCGcagaaaaaatctgcttcttcatgaggaaggagaggagaagtccgatgtttgtacttccagcagccctcctATTTAGGGAGGTGGTTATGGTGGCAATGGTGTATTCAAATCCcatttagctaattagtgagtaatcctctttcaatttttattataaatcacagtgatcagtTTCATGTCCTTAAGacctcaaacagatataagaacatacagcccaacagcacaaccatgatCCTATTCCATAGGCTTCCCTTGCAAGTCAGCTGACCCTTTGGGGGtgttctgtaaggagaggtcattatatataCCCacgattttatttatttgaaatgatgtttgtttttaatgtttaataata encodes:
- the LOC140321376 gene encoding ATP-dependent DNA helicase Q1-like, which produces MCDNCNCDITYDKTDITDYCRDIVKILEQAHQIDEKLTPLKLIDAWLGKGATKLRVSQVLPPRLPREEMERIITHLLMQQYIREDFSFTAYATISYIKTGPKSNLLRNEKHSIAIQIRTPGKIPKK